TAATCTGCCGATAAGGGATGCACTGACGGATGAAACCCGCCTGAATCAACAGATGATCCGCTTCCAGCACATATTTGCAGGGTACGCAAAACGCCCAGACGATCAGCGCCATCAGTGCGGCCACGCCAAAGCAAATAAATTTTGCGGCCGGCACCGTATGCGCCACGGAAAAACCGATGCTGATAACGAAGGCGACGGTGCCCGCCAATACCAGCACCAGCCACAAATCAATTTTCGATGGAAATTCTTGACTCACTCCCCCGCCCCTCCCTTGTAACCAATTTAAAAGCTGCCACCTTCCGGCCACACTTTAACGGCGCGAAAAAACTACAGGCTGCAGCATAAGGCGAAACTAATTATCCATTGTTAGCGCTAACCTGGCATAGGCGGCGTTGTTTCTTTCTCAAAATCAGTCAAATAACCCAATCCTGTCAAATTTGGCACTAGTGTAAATCCATGGATTGTCTAAACTGGTGAGTGGT
This DNA window, taken from Collimonas arenae, encodes the following:
- a CDS encoding PH domain-containing protein, encoding MSQEFPSKIDLWLVLVLAGTVAFVISIGFSVAHTVPAAKFICFGVAALMALIVWAFCVPCKYVLEADHLLIQAGFIRQCIPYRQITHIDISSNPRSAPALSLQRVKVSFGDAYQLVSPIERERFIRMLRDKVRRAD